A section of the Mesorhizobium loti genome encodes:
- a CDS encoding SDR family NAD(P)-dependent oxidoreductase, translated as MADKLAGKIAIITGGGRGIGGGITQRFAEEGAKVAIVQRNEPQEKMLNESIIYMKADLSNSDQIASAVQAVVERFGGLDILVNNAGIMFEKTLDEMTEADWDQMMDINLKAPFLLTKAALPHLRKRSGASIINIGSIEGLASNPGHPAYSASKAGVHGFTAAVAVDHGHEGIRCNAIAPGWINSDLSELYIDSMPDKDRFRRELLIMHPVGRLGEPKDVGNLAVWLASEESAFVTGQVYVIDGGRTKKLPLPVA; from the coding sequence ATGGCTGACAAACTGGCAGGCAAGATTGCAATCATCACTGGCGGGGGACGCGGCATCGGAGGAGGCATCACCCAGCGCTTTGCCGAGGAAGGGGCAAAAGTGGCCATCGTGCAGAGGAACGAGCCTCAAGAGAAGATGCTCAACGAGAGCATCATCTATATGAAAGCGGATCTTTCGAACTCTGACCAGATCGCTTCGGCTGTGCAGGCCGTCGTCGAGCGGTTCGGCGGCCTCGACATCCTTGTCAACAACGCCGGGATCATGTTCGAGAAGACGCTCGATGAGATGACCGAGGCGGATTGGGACCAGATGATGGATATCAATCTCAAGGCCCCATTCCTGCTGACGAAGGCGGCGCTGCCGCATCTTCGCAAGCGGTCCGGTGCGAGCATCATCAACATAGGCTCGATCGAAGGTCTGGCTTCCAATCCAGGACACCCCGCCTACTCAGCCTCGAAAGCGGGCGTTCATGGCTTCACCGCAGCTGTCGCCGTCGACCACGGGCACGAAGGCATCCGCTGCAACGCCATTGCACCGGGCTGGATCAATTCCGATTTGAGCGAGCTTTACATCGACAGCATGCCGGATAAGGACCGATTCCGGAGGGAACTCCTAATTATGCATCCGGTCGGACGCCTAGGCGAACCGAAAGACGTTGGCAATCTCGCCGTCTGGCTTGCTTCCGAAGAAAGTGCCTTCGTAACCGGGCAAGTCTACGTCATCGACGGCGGTCGTACGAAAAAGCTTCCGCTGCCGGTCGCGTGA
- a CDS encoding NAD(P)/FAD-dependent oxidoreductase — protein sequence MSDHEAVRTPADTSLSGWYGILPPPKAPEVLRGRHKADWLIVGAGFAGMAAARRLSQLVPNERIVVVDAQRVGWGAAGRNSGFMIDLPHELGGENYGGSQDHDRKRIRMNRAAIEFSASAADEYGLQGFFVRAGKFHGAATDHGLTVLRDFESHLTSLGEPFERLDGPVLKKITGTDFFVGGTFTPGTAMAQPAGLVRGIAEGLSSRVKIFENSPVTSLQTGKLHTVTTTEGEISAPRLILTVNGHLESFGFFKKRLLHVFTYASMTRALSKSEQAALGGEPHWGLIPADPMGSTIRRIGDRIVVRNTFTYNPDMSTNEKQVRRIGAVHDRSFRARFPMLGQIPMEFRWGGHLCLSLNSAPAFGEVEERVFVAGCCNGLGTVQGTLYGMLAADLAAGSNHPMVADALNEPAPVRLYPEPLMSIGAPLKLWAMQKRAGREF from the coding sequence ATGAGCGATCATGAGGCTGTCCGCACGCCTGCCGACACATCCTTGTCGGGCTGGTACGGTATTCTGCCGCCTCCCAAGGCACCAGAGGTGCTGCGCGGCCGTCACAAAGCAGACTGGCTCATTGTAGGAGCTGGGTTTGCTGGCATGGCGGCCGCGCGGCGCTTGTCACAATTGGTGCCGAACGAGCGCATAGTGGTGGTCGATGCCCAGCGTGTCGGCTGGGGTGCTGCCGGCCGGAACTCGGGGTTCATGATCGACCTGCCGCACGAACTTGGCGGCGAGAATTATGGCGGAAGCCAGGACCACGACCGCAAGCGCATTCGCATGAACCGCGCTGCGATTGAGTTCTCGGCTTCGGCGGCAGATGAATACGGATTACAGGGCTTCTTCGTTCGGGCCGGAAAGTTCCATGGCGCTGCAACTGATCACGGCCTCACCGTACTGCGCGATTTCGAAAGTCACCTGACCAGCCTTGGCGAGCCGTTCGAACGTCTCGACGGCCCCGTGTTGAAGAAGATCACCGGAACCGACTTCTTCGTTGGCGGCACGTTCACACCGGGAACGGCAATGGCTCAGCCGGCCGGCCTCGTCCGCGGAATCGCCGAAGGTTTGTCAAGCCGTGTCAAGATATTCGAGAATTCACCGGTAACATCTTTGCAGACTGGCAAACTGCATACCGTGACGACGACCGAGGGCGAGATATCCGCGCCGCGTCTTATCCTCACCGTAAACGGTCATCTGGAAAGCTTTGGTTTCTTCAAGAAACGCCTGCTGCATGTGTTCACCTACGCCAGCATGACAAGAGCCCTCTCCAAGAGCGAACAGGCAGCGCTGGGTGGTGAGCCGCATTGGGGCTTGATCCCGGCCGACCCAATGGGATCAACCATCCGAAGGATCGGCGATCGGATCGTCGTCCGAAACACCTTCACGTACAACCCGGACATGTCCACCAACGAGAAGCAGGTCCGTCGGATCGGCGCTGTTCACGATCGATCATTCCGGGCCCGGTTTCCGATGCTAGGCCAAATACCAATGGAGTTTCGATGGGGAGGGCACTTGTGTCTGTCCCTCAATTCCGCGCCCGCCTTCGGCGAAGTTGAGGAGAGGGTGTTCGTCGCCGGGTGTTGCAACGGCTTGGGAACGGTGCAGGGCACCCTTTACGGGATGCTGGCTGCCGACTTAGCCGCTGGCAGCAATCACCCAATGGTTGCAGACGCCCTGAACGAGCCAGCCCCGGTTCGGCTTTATCCAGAACCGTTGATGTCGATCGGAGCGCCGCTGAAGTTGTGGGCAATGCAGAAGCGCGCCGGCAGGGAGTTCTAG
- a CDS encoding aldehyde dehydrogenase has translation MSSLLTRDEYQNLAESLPLPTNAVIDGKVRAAQSGDTFETINPATGQVIAKIASCGQVDVDLSVEKARLAFESGAWSRAHPSERKRVLRRLVKLMERNAHELAVLETLESGKPIYDVETIDIPEALHCMEWHAEATDKLYGQTSPSGDDVVSMIVRQPLGVVACVLPWNFPILMLAWKIGPALATGNSVIVKPAEQTSMSTLRIAELAHEAGLPPGVLQIVTGPGEVTGKALGMHPDIDMVAFTGSTDVGRKFLEYSAKSNLKRIVLECGGKNPCIVLDDAENLDVVAQHVTQGVFWNMGENCSSNSRLIVHEKIKDRLVETVLHKLKEWPLGEPLDPGNRLGAIVSKEQFDRIMGYIKKGRAEGARIVTGGNAHKHGKGYFIEPTIFDDVTPEMAIAREEIFGPVLSVIKVANADEALRVANDTQYGLAASIFTGNLGKAHRMARDIRAGTVTINCYGEGDVSTPFGGFKHSGFGGRDKSLHAHDQYTELKTIWADISDPKVSRSVD, from the coding sequence ATGTCATCGCTATTAACGCGTGATGAGTACCAGAACCTGGCGGAAAGCCTGCCACTGCCGACCAATGCGGTGATCGACGGCAAGGTGCGGGCGGCACAATCTGGGGATACTTTCGAGACCATCAATCCGGCGACGGGGCAGGTCATCGCCAAGATTGCCTCTTGCGGCCAAGTTGACGTCGATCTCTCTGTCGAGAAGGCACGATTGGCGTTTGAATCAGGCGCATGGTCGCGGGCCCATCCCAGCGAGCGCAAGCGTGTTCTGCGGCGGCTCGTGAAATTGATGGAGCGGAACGCCCATGAGCTTGCGGTGCTTGAGACGCTCGAAAGCGGCAAGCCAATCTATGACGTCGAGACTATTGATATCCCCGAGGCGCTGCATTGCATGGAATGGCACGCGGAAGCCACTGACAAGCTCTACGGCCAGACGTCGCCTTCAGGCGACGACGTCGTGTCGATGATCGTGCGCCAGCCGCTTGGCGTGGTCGCCTGCGTTCTGCCCTGGAATTTCCCGATCCTGATGCTGGCCTGGAAGATCGGGCCGGCTCTTGCGACCGGCAACTCCGTCATCGTCAAGCCGGCCGAGCAAACAAGCATGTCAACATTGCGGATTGCTGAACTGGCGCACGAGGCCGGGTTGCCGCCGGGCGTCCTGCAGATCGTCACCGGTCCGGGCGAAGTGACCGGGAAGGCGCTTGGTATGCATCCGGATATCGACATGGTCGCTTTCACCGGCTCGACAGATGTCGGCCGAAAATTCCTGGAATATTCCGCCAAATCCAACCTCAAGCGGATCGTGCTTGAATGTGGGGGAAAGAATCCGTGTATCGTGCTCGATGACGCCGAGAACCTTGATGTTGTCGCACAGCATGTCACTCAGGGTGTCTTCTGGAACATGGGCGAGAACTGCTCATCCAATTCCCGCCTGATCGTCCATGAGAAGATCAAGGACCGGTTGGTGGAGACCGTCCTCCACAAGCTCAAGGAGTGGCCATTGGGCGAGCCATTAGATCCGGGCAATAGGCTGGGCGCCATCGTGTCGAAGGAACAGTTCGACCGCATCATGGGCTACATCAAGAAGGGCCGCGCGGAAGGCGCCAGGATCGTGACGGGCGGAAATGCCCATAAGCACGGCAAAGGTTATTTCATCGAGCCGACCATATTCGACGATGTCACTCCCGAAATGGCGATTGCGCGGGAAGAGATTTTCGGACCTGTACTCTCGGTCATCAAGGTAGCCAACGCTGACGAGGCGCTTAGGGTCGCCAACGATACCCAATACGGGCTTGCAGCGTCCATCTTTACCGGCAATCTCGGCAAGGCACATCGCATGGCGAGGGACATTCGCGCCGGGACGGTGACCATCAATTGCTACGGCGAAGGAGACGTCTCTACGCCCTTTGGCGGTTTCAAGCATTCGGGCTTTGGCGGGCGGGACAAGTCGCTGCACGCACACGACCAATACACCGAACTCAAGACCATCTGGGCGGACATTTCCGACCCGAAGGTCTCGCGTTCCGTGGACTAG
- a CDS encoding quaternary amine ABC transporter ATP-binding protein: MSKPVVQCSGIWKIFGNKANEALQAIREQGLSKSDVLKRYGAVTAVADVSFSVGEGEIFCIMGLSGSGKSTLIRHINRLVEPTDGEIVVAGRNVGALSNSDLRALRSTSVGMVFQNMALLPHRSVQDNVALSLELRGVSKVQRIQTAKEKLELVGLEEWASRFPDELSGGMKQRVGLARAMAADPEILLMDEPFSALDPLIRRQLQQQFLELSKVVKKTTIFITHDLDEAIRLGTHIAIMKDGRFVQVGTPEEIITDPADEYVADFVKGISRLELVTARKIMKPIPNDAVMTPHNGATVAATDKIGAIIDLATHHDGDITVMDDNRPVGTISRRDLLLGIRG, from the coding sequence ATGAGCAAGCCAGTCGTTCAGTGTTCCGGTATTTGGAAGATCTTCGGGAACAAGGCGAACGAAGCCCTTCAGGCCATCCGAGAACAAGGACTCTCCAAGTCCGATGTGTTGAAGCGGTACGGCGCGGTTACGGCAGTTGCCGATGTTTCGTTCTCAGTCGGTGAGGGTGAAATATTCTGCATAATGGGTCTATCAGGATCGGGCAAGTCGACCTTGATTAGACACATCAACCGTTTGGTCGAGCCTACTGACGGCGAGATTGTCGTGGCTGGCCGCAACGTAGGTGCATTGAGTAACTCTGATCTCCGCGCCTTGCGCTCGACGAGCGTGGGGATGGTGTTTCAGAACATGGCGTTGTTGCCTCATCGCAGCGTTCAGGACAATGTCGCTCTAAGCCTGGAGTTGCGCGGCGTGAGTAAAGTTCAACGTATCCAGACGGCGAAAGAAAAGCTTGAGCTCGTGGGCTTGGAGGAATGGGCTTCACGGTTTCCGGATGAGCTGTCGGGCGGCATGAAACAGCGCGTCGGTTTGGCGCGGGCCATGGCGGCAGATCCAGAGATCCTTTTGATGGATGAACCATTCTCAGCTCTCGATCCGTTGATCCGCCGGCAACTCCAGCAACAGTTCCTGGAACTCTCCAAGGTTGTCAAAAAGACGACCATCTTCATCACTCACGATCTCGACGAAGCGATTCGACTCGGCACTCATATCGCAATCATGAAGGACGGAAGGTTCGTCCAGGTCGGGACTCCGGAGGAAATTATTACAGATCCCGCGGACGAGTACGTGGCGGACTTTGTGAAGGGAATCTCAAGACTTGAACTGGTAACCGCTCGCAAGATTATGAAACCGATTCCGAACGATGCGGTCATGACGCCTCATAACGGTGCTACGGTGGCAGCTACCGATAAAATCGGTGCCATTATCGATCTCGCAACCCATCATGATGGGGACATTACGGTGATGGACGACAATCGGCCGGTGGGCACAATTTCGCGTCGTGACCTTCTTCTTGGAATCCGAGGCTGA
- the proX gene encoding glycine betaine/L-proline ABC transporter substrate-binding protein ProX — protein sequence MKSLLRTILLSSVLLSPTAFAGEKVTPAWDGITENLMQTYIVDEGLRQLGYDVVEPVQLQIQLAYVAIAKGDATFFAAYAEPIHDQYIKENGGEAVLTRLGHVSADNIQGYLIDKKTADANGIKYIEDLKDPEKAKLFDIDGNGKADLYGCEPGWGCEVIIEHHLDAYGLRDTVEEKQGGYFAIIPDAIERIKEGKPTLYYTWTPLWVSSILQPGKDVVFLNVKKTELPQGQTASTTIPGLGNLGFPMIQQRIVAATAFVKDNPSAKKFFELVAIPLDDLNAEDLRIYKGESSNDQIKQRASEWISTNKAKWDEWISQAKAAH from the coding sequence ATGAAGTCGCTGTTACGCACCATCCTGCTGAGTTCTGTTTTGCTCTCTCCCACCGCGTTTGCCGGCGAGAAAGTGACGCCGGCGTGGGATGGCATCACTGAAAACCTCATGCAGACTTACATTGTCGATGAGGGATTGAGGCAGCTCGGGTACGATGTGGTAGAGCCCGTCCAGCTTCAGATTCAACTGGCTTACGTTGCAATCGCAAAAGGGGACGCGACGTTCTTTGCTGCGTATGCAGAGCCGATCCACGACCAATATATAAAGGAAAACGGAGGAGAGGCCGTATTGACTCGCCTCGGACACGTCTCCGCGGACAATATACAGGGCTATTTGATCGACAAGAAGACGGCGGACGCGAATGGTATCAAGTATATAGAGGATCTTAAGGATCCGGAGAAGGCGAAGCTATTCGATATCGATGGCAATGGCAAAGCTGATCTTTATGGGTGTGAGCCGGGCTGGGGGTGCGAGGTAATTATTGAGCATCACCTCGACGCATATGGGCTACGGGATACTGTCGAAGAGAAGCAAGGCGGTTATTTTGCGATCATTCCGGACGCGATCGAACGCATAAAAGAAGGGAAGCCCACGCTATACTATACCTGGACGCCGCTATGGGTATCCAGCATTCTGCAGCCTGGAAAAGACGTCGTTTTTCTTAACGTGAAGAAGACCGAGTTACCCCAGGGCCAGACAGCCAGCACGACAATCCCCGGCCTAGGAAATCTTGGGTTTCCGATGATCCAGCAAAGGATTGTTGCAGCTACGGCTTTTGTCAAAGACAATCCATCAGCGAAGAAATTCTTCGAGCTCGTTGCAATCCCTCTCGACGACCTGAACGCAGAAGATCTGCGAATCTACAAAGGTGAGAGCTCCAACGATCAGATCAAACAGCGCGCATCGGAGTGGATTTCTACCAACAAAGCCAAGTGGGATGAATGGATCTCCCAGGCGAAGGCTGCACACTAG
- the lipA gene encoding lipoyl synthase, whose product MVTVLDTIADAPRLRHPEKAHKPDQDVLRKPDWIRVKAPVSKGYAETREIVKSHKLVTVCEEAGCPNIGECWEKKHATFMIMGEICTRSCTFCNVATGIPTALDADEPARVAHAVKQMGLTHVVITSVDRDDLADGGAQHFARVIGAIRAATPLTTIEILTPDFLRKEGALEIVVAAKPDVFNHNLETVPSNYLTVRPGARYFHSIRLLQRVKELDPSIFTKSGIMVGLGEERNEILQLMDDLRSANVDFMTIGQYLQPSKKHHPVIRFVTPEEFKSFATIGRTKDFLLVASSPLTRSSHHAGDDFARLRAARPQRSRSKNGLVRHAPLAV is encoded by the coding sequence ATGGTCACTGTCCTCGACACGATCGCCGATGCACCGCGGCTGCGGCACCCGGAAAAGGCGCACAAGCCCGACCAGGACGTGCTGCGCAAGCCCGACTGGATCCGCGTCAAGGCGCCGGTCTCGAAAGGCTATGCCGAGACCCGCGAGATCGTGAAGTCACACAAGCTGGTGACGGTCTGCGAAGAGGCCGGTTGTCCCAACATCGGCGAGTGCTGGGAAAAGAAGCACGCGACCTTCATGATCATGGGCGAGATCTGCACGCGCTCCTGCACCTTCTGCAATGTCGCCACCGGCATTCCAACCGCACTCGATGCCGATGAGCCGGCCCGCGTCGCGCATGCGGTCAAGCAGATGGGCCTGACCCATGTCGTCATCACCTCGGTCGACCGGGACGATCTCGCCGATGGCGGTGCGCAGCATTTTGCCCGGGTCATCGGCGCCATCAGGGCGGCGACGCCATTGACGACGATCGAAATCCTGACGCCGGATTTCCTGCGCAAGGAAGGCGCTCTGGAGATCGTCGTGGCGGCCAAGCCTGACGTCTTCAACCACAATCTGGAAACCGTGCCGTCGAACTACCTGACGGTTCGGCCGGGTGCGCGCTACTTCCACTCGATCAGGCTGCTGCAGCGGGTCAAGGAACTCGACCCATCGATCTTCACCAAGTCCGGCATCATGGTTGGGCTGGGCGAAGAGCGGAACGAGATCCTGCAGCTGATGGACGATCTGCGCTCGGCCAATGTCGACTTCATGACCATCGGCCAGTATCTGCAGCCGTCGAAGAAGCACCATCCGGTGATCCGCTTCGTCACGCCGGAGGAGTTCAAGTCGTTCGCGACGATCGGCCGGACCAAGGATTTCCTGCTGGTGGCGTCGAGCCCGCTGACGCGTTCGTCGCATCACGCCGGCGACGATTTCGCCAGGTTGCGCGCGGCGCGGCCACAACGGTCTCGGAGCAAGAACGGTCTTGTCAGGCACGCTCCGCTCGCCGTGTAG
- a CDS encoding LysR substrate-binding domain-containing protein, with the protein MVRRFYDLPSLTALAVFEASARHLSFKLAAAELNVTPGAVSRQIKAIEDEIGVPLFVRLGTGVMLTSAGEDLYAVLASGFSKASEVVRTVKRGDRSKNVTVACSDAFGSMWLIPRMPGFWTRYPDVAVDHLISDNSRDYRRAEVDLRIRYGFGSWSDETTEPLFDDVIYPVCGPGFAQVHRDATAESLPELPLLHVNWVDPEWADWDEVLRRAGIPHGAPRGRRFGKFFVTLQAAQADQGVAVGWHRLVRSLIEEGKLVRITDLELPAPGGYHLTWNDNRTLSPAAELFRKWLREVATEERTT; encoded by the coding sequence ATGGTTCGCCGCTTTTACGATCTGCCGTCCTTGACCGCCCTGGCGGTTTTTGAGGCGTCTGCGCGACACCTGTCATTCAAATTGGCTGCCGCGGAACTGAACGTTACCCCCGGCGCCGTCAGCCGACAAATTAAAGCCATTGAGGACGAGATCGGCGTTCCTCTATTCGTGCGGCTTGGGACCGGTGTGATGCTCACCAGTGCTGGCGAAGACCTATATGCCGTGCTGGCAAGTGGATTTTCCAAGGCCTCCGAAGTTGTCAGAACCGTGAAACGCGGCGATCGCTCCAAGAATGTGACCGTCGCCTGCTCGGATGCATTTGGATCAATGTGGTTGATACCGCGTATGCCGGGCTTCTGGACGCGCTACCCTGATGTCGCGGTCGATCATCTTATCTCTGACAATTCGCGAGATTACCGCCGCGCCGAAGTGGATTTGCGCATCCGGTATGGGTTTGGTTCATGGTCCGACGAAACGACGGAACCGCTTTTCGACGATGTCATTTATCCGGTTTGTGGCCCGGGCTTCGCCCAGGTGCATAGGGACGCGACGGCTGAATCGTTGCCGGAACTTCCGCTACTGCACGTTAATTGGGTTGATCCTGAATGGGCGGACTGGGACGAAGTTCTGCGTCGTGCAGGAATTCCTCACGGAGCACCCCGGGGCCGTAGGTTCGGCAAGTTCTTCGTGACCCTGCAGGCTGCCCAAGCCGATCAGGGTGTCGCCGTTGGTTGGCACCGGCTGGTCCGGTCGCTGATAGAAGAGGGTAAACTGGTCAGGATTACCGATCTCGAGTTGCCTGCTCCCGGAGGATATCATCTAACCTGGAACGACAATCGAACCTTGTCGCCTGCGGCCGAACTATTTCGGAAATGGTTGAGAGAGGTCGCAACCGAAGAGCGGACCACTTGA
- a CDS encoding SDR family NAD(P)-dependent oxidoreductase, which translates to MPPIESKTFHSQFDLAGKIALVTGGGRGIGLQIGRVLQQAGAEIILTDADGIRLAEAADHFPVKPQVYQLDVTDSQAIRNLAGKIGLCPDILVNNAGVSRAAPTNETTDEDWHAVLSVNLDGVFYCSRTFGSLMAERGSGTIVNVSSMCGEIVTRQQSVVTAYNASKAGVNMVTKTLACEWARSGVRVNAVAPGFVRSEMTDKYPEEVINKWADQTPMGRFGQPHEIACAVQFLASDASSYITGTILLVDGGYTCW; encoded by the coding sequence ATGCCGCCGATTGAAAGCAAAACTTTTCACAGCCAGTTTGACCTGGCCGGGAAAATCGCGCTTGTGACCGGTGGAGGGCGTGGTATCGGCTTGCAGATCGGCCGTGTCCTGCAACAAGCCGGTGCCGAGATAATTCTGACCGACGCCGACGGTATCCGACTCGCCGAGGCCGCAGATCACTTCCCCGTCAAGCCGCAGGTTTATCAACTCGACGTCACCGATTCACAGGCGATCCGCAATCTCGCGGGCAAAATCGGCCTTTGTCCCGATATCCTTGTCAACAATGCCGGCGTGTCTCGTGCCGCGCCGACCAACGAGACTACCGATGAGGATTGGCACGCGGTGCTCTCCGTCAATTTGGACGGTGTGTTCTACTGCAGCCGGACCTTCGGTTCGCTAATGGCGGAACGCGGTTCTGGGACGATTGTGAATGTCAGTTCCATGTGCGGTGAGATCGTTACCCGACAACAATCGGTAGTGACAGCTTACAATGCGAGCAAGGCAGGGGTGAACATGGTGACTAAGACACTTGCGTGCGAATGGGCAAGGTCCGGCGTTCGCGTAAACGCAGTTGCCCCTGGGTTCGTACGATCTGAGATGACCGACAAGTACCCCGAAGAAGTGATCAATAAATGGGCCGACCAGACACCGATGGGCCGCTTTGGCCAGCCTCACGAGATCGCATGCGCGGTTCAATTTCTGGCGAGCGATGCATCAAGTTATATAACAGGAACGATACTGTTAGTAGATGGCGGCTATACCTGTTGGTAG
- a CDS encoding SDR family NAD(P)-dependent oxidoreductase, whose amino-acid sequence MINNSLVDQVVIVTGAAGGIGSAIARTFHRLSARMLLADYDEDGVSKLASSLDPTGERVIPVAYDASKPSDADTVVSTCIARFGHIDHVVPAAAIFEDQPFASMTDAQWRRTMSINLDGVFYICRRAIPHIRPGGTIVTIASSAAHEGCSPEHVHYGASKGGVLAFTKSLARELSPNIRVNTVSPGTIDTPMVTELLRQKGDKFLSITPAGRFGTGEEVGDAVAFLCSNASSYIMGQTIHVNGGSYMGG is encoded by the coding sequence TTGATTAATAACAGCCTAGTAGATCAAGTTGTCATTGTAACGGGCGCTGCTGGGGGGATCGGCAGCGCTATCGCCCGAACTTTTCATCGGCTAAGCGCACGCATGTTGCTAGCTGATTATGATGAAGACGGCGTATCCAAATTGGCGTCGTCGCTAGATCCCACTGGCGAGCGGGTCATACCAGTCGCCTATGATGCGAGCAAACCATCAGACGCAGACACCGTCGTATCGACATGCATCGCTCGTTTCGGTCACATCGACCATGTCGTTCCGGCGGCAGCAATCTTCGAAGATCAGCCATTCGCCTCTATGACAGACGCGCAGTGGCGGCGAACGATGTCGATAAACCTGGATGGAGTGTTCTATATTTGTAGGCGAGCCATCCCTCACATCAGGCCGGGGGGAACAATCGTAACCATCGCGTCGTCCGCGGCGCATGAAGGTTGCTCGCCCGAGCACGTTCACTACGGGGCTTCGAAAGGCGGAGTGTTGGCTTTCACCAAATCTCTTGCGAGAGAGCTCTCACCGAACATACGGGTGAACACAGTGTCGCCCGGGACTATAGACACTCCGATGGTGACGGAACTTCTGAGGCAGAAGGGGGACAAGTTTCTGTCGATCACGCCGGCTGGTCGCTTCGGTACCGGTGAAGAAGTAGGGGATGCGGTGGCATTTCTTTGCAGCAACGCGTCGAGCTATATCATGGGCCAAACCATTCACGTGAATGGCGGATCATATATGGGAGGCTAG
- a CDS encoding ABC transporter permease: MVENYRPFFQTVKAPFDTVLQSLTNFMTSAPPTLVILVIMLLTWQLSNWRLAATLAAILFFVGFIGAWPETMTTLSIVLTALIFSLVIGIPLGVLSTRSELLYAILRPILDGMQTIPAFVYLVPIVMLFGIGNVPGVIVTVIFAVAPVIRLTYLGIRQVPEEVNEAMRAFGATDRQLLWKAQLPLALPTIMAGVNQTLMMSLSMVVIASMIAVGGLGQMVLRGIGRLDVGLASIGGLGIVALAIILDRITQALAQPRKRPGEIWAHGPVAAIRYAMRLLRASPSQRLAAGSE, from the coding sequence ATGGTCGAAAACTATCGACCCTTCTTCCAGACGGTCAAAGCGCCGTTCGACACAGTCTTGCAGTCGCTCACCAATTTCATGACTTCGGCACCGCCGACGCTGGTGATCCTCGTTATTATGCTGCTGACCTGGCAGCTCTCGAACTGGCGCCTTGCTGCCACGCTTGCAGCCATTCTTTTCTTTGTAGGCTTTATCGGTGCCTGGCCGGAAACGATGACCACACTATCTATCGTGCTGACTGCGTTGATCTTTTCTTTGGTCATTGGGATCCCTCTCGGAGTCCTGTCGACCAGATCTGAGTTATTGTACGCGATTCTCAGGCCGATACTTGACGGAATGCAAACAATCCCAGCTTTCGTTTATCTCGTTCCCATTGTCATGCTGTTCGGCATCGGCAACGTGCCGGGCGTGATTGTCACCGTGATTTTCGCGGTCGCTCCAGTCATCCGTTTGACTTATCTGGGCATCCGTCAGGTGCCAGAAGAAGTCAACGAAGCCATGCGTGCTTTTGGCGCGACGGATCGTCAATTGCTGTGGAAAGCCCAACTCCCTCTGGCGCTGCCGACAATCATGGCAGGTGTCAATCAAACGCTGATGATGTCACTTTCGATGGTGGTAATCGCCTCGATGATCGCAGTTGGAGGACTGGGCCAGATGGTGCTTCGTGGCATTGGCCGTCTCGACGTTGGGCTCGCCAGCATCGGGGGTCTCGGCATTGTCGCCCTGGCGATCATTCTCGATCGGATCACACAAGCGCTCGCCCAGCCTCGAAAGCGTCCCGGGGAGATCTGGGCGCACGGCCCAGTTGCAGCTATTCGGTACGCGATGCGACTCCTTCGGGCGTCTCCTAGTCAGCGACTGGCAGCTGGATCTGAATAA